The nucleotide window TCCATGCTTGTTCCATTCGATGTTGAAAGGTCAGATTTTCAGTTGCAGCTGCGATTTCGGTTGTCCGGTAACTCCTGATGATTGCCGGAACTTTCACCAGTAGCTTAAAGATTACATAGAGTTCAACTACTAAAAACGCACCCTCGCCAGCAAATAAGATATATTTTACAAAAGAAAAGCCTGATAGGTAGATTTTTGGAATAATCAATCCTGCGGCACCATATCCCGCGATCATAACGGGCAGCACATATTTCAACGAATAGCGCTTTCTTATGATAAAAATATAAACAAGTAACGGCACGGTAATGATGAAGTCAAATAAGGAGCCCAATACCATTCCAGGTGGAGGAGAACCGGCCCATTCTGCATGATAAACCAATACATTTGAACCCATCACTAGCGTGAGTAATAAACCGAACAATAGCCACTTATTTTTCGGGATCGTTAACATATCTTCCCTCCATTACACTGGGGATTCTCGCCGCACTTTCTACTTCTATTTTAACATAAATATCCAATTTTAGGAATCAAAAGGACAAAAAAAGAGACCCACCCAGGTTAATTCCCCGTGCTAGGTCTCTTTTTTGCATTCTGTGTATGATGTTAAGCTTCTAATTCAAAATTACAACTTTTACAGTTTTTCTGCCCCATGAATACGCAGCTGCCTTTGTTGGCATAAGTACATCAATTCTATGACCTTTAATGGCACCACCTGTATCACCAGCAATGGCTACACCGTACCCTTCTACCCATACTTTGCTGCCCATTGGGATAACGGACGGATCCACTGCAATCAATTTCATATTTGGATTGGCTGCAATATCATAGCCAGACGATGTAATGGTTCCCCCATCAAATGGAGTGTATGCGGTCGCTGTAACATACATCTCTTTACCGTTTATCGCTACTCCAGCATTTCCTTGAGCAGGGGTTGACGAAGCGGATACAGCGGCTACCCGTGCACTTGCCGCTGCTTGCTCTGCACTAATTTTAGCTTGTATATCTTTCATTTGATTTTCAAGCCCGGATCTCTCCTGCTCGGCAAGCGCTACCTGCTGCGCAATTTGGGTATATCTTTCCTGCATGGCAGACAGGGTTTGTTGTCGCTTTTGCATATTTTGATCAAGTTCTGCCTGCTGAGCAGCAAGCGCCTTCTGACCTTCTTCTAAGACCTTCTCTTGGCGATCAATCTCTTCTTTATCTTTTTCAATCTGTTTAAGGTCTTCTTTTTGCGCTGTCAAAATGTCTTTATCGGCATCCATTAGCTGTGACGCAGCACTGGCACGCTGGATGAAATCTGAAATACTATCAGATTCAAAGAATAGGTTCACGATCAGATTGACGTTGCTATTTTGCTGCATCGCTACTGCCCGTTTTTTCATAATATCTTGGCGGGCGAGCATTTTGTCCTCAAGCACAACAATTTCCTCTTTTTTCGCTTCAATGAGTTTGTTCGTTTCATCGATTTTCGCTTGAGTTTTTGCCATTTCTTCTTTGTTCTTCGTAATCTCATTGTAAACAGATTCTAACTCTTGCTTAATATTTTGTATTTCTTTAGTGACCGATTTCTGTTCTTGTACCTTTTGCTCTACTAATCTCTCTTTTTCGTCTAGCTGCTGCTTGGCATTATGTAGGGCATCGCTGTTTGATTGTGCATATGTAACCATTGAACCTGATACACATAACATCATGGTAAGTAACACGAGAATGATACGCTTTCTTGTCGTTTGCATACACTTTCTCCTTTCCTTAGTACCCTATTTATAACAAACCAATGTACCAGTTATGTTACAAAAATATTAAATG belongs to Neobacillus sp. OS1-2 and includes:
- a CDS encoding 3D domain-containing protein, whose amino-acid sequence is MQTTRKRIILVLLTMMLCVSGSMVTYAQSNSDALHNAKQQLDEKERLVEQKVQEQKSVTKEIQNIKQELESVYNEITKNKEEMAKTQAKIDETNKLIEAKKEEIVVLEDKMLARQDIMKKRAVAMQQNSNVNLIVNLFFESDSISDFIQRASAASQLMDADKDILTAQKEDLKQIEKDKEEIDRQEKVLEEGQKALAAQQAELDQNMQKRQQTLSAMQERYTQIAQQVALAEQERSGLENQMKDIQAKISAEQAAASARVAAVSASSTPAQGNAGVAINGKEMYVTATAYTPFDGGTITSSGYDIAANPNMKLIAVDPSVIPMGSKVWVEGYGVAIAGDTGGAIKGHRIDVLMPTKAAAYSWGRKTVKVVILN